The Chloroflexota bacterium genomic sequence TTCCGCATAGTGCCCGCCCGCGGCCAGCAGCGCGCGATGCGTGCCCTCCTCTATGATTTTGCCCTCACGCAGGACGATGATGCGGTCGGCGTTCTCCACGGTGGACAGGCGGTGGGCGATGACGATGGACGTCCGGCCCGCCATGACCACCTCCAGTCCCTCCTGAATCTGCGCCTCGGTGAAGGGGTCCACGCTGGCGGTGGCTTCGTCCAGGATGAGGATGCGCGGGTCGGCCAGGACCACACGGGCTAGGGCCACCAGTTGGCGTTGGCCCATGGACAGCCGCCCGCCGCGTTCGCCCACGTCGGTGAGCAGGCCGTTGGGCAGGAGTTCCACCCACTCGCCGTTGGCGATCTTACTGGCAGCGGCGCGCACCTCGTCATCGGTGGCGTCGGGACGGGTGTAGCGGATGTTGTCCATGACGGTGCCCGAGAACAGGAACGGCTCCTGAGGGACAATGCCGAGTTGGCGGCGGTATTGGGCCAAGTCAAAGGTGCGGATGTCGCGCCCGTCAATGAGAATCTGCCCGCTCTGGAACTCGTAGAAGCGGGCGATGAGGCGGGCCAGGCTGGACTTGCCCGCGCCGGTGTGGCCCACGATGGCCACCGTCTCGCCGGGGCGAATCTCCAGCGAGAAGTCGTCCAGCACCACCTCGCGCCCCGTGTAGGTGAAGTGCACGTGGCGGAACTCCACGCGCCCCTCAAGTTTGGGTACCGGCTCCGAGGCCACCTGCACGACCTTCGGCTCGGCGTCAATCAGCGCGAAGACCCGTTCGGCGGCGGACAGGCCATCCTGGAACTGGCTCCAGAACGACGCGATGCTGGTGAGCGGTCCCCAGAAGTGGTACATGGCCTGGACGAACAGGTACCACTGGCCGGGCGTGAGCAGTCCGCGCAGGCTTACGATGCCGCCGTAGTACACGATGAGCGCCGTGCCCACGCCGACGGTGATCTCCAGCAGGGGGATGATGGTATTCAGCGTCCAGCCGCGGATGAGGTTTACGCGGTATGCCTGCTGGTTCAGGCGCTGGAAGTCCTTGTACACGGCGGCTTCCTGGCGGAAGTTCTTGGCCACGGCGATGCCGCTGATGGATTCTTGGATGAGGGCGTTGACCTTCGCCAGCACCCGGCGCGCCTTTCGCGTTACGGAACGGGCGAATCGTCGGAACGAAAGGGCCAGGCCCATGACGATAGGTACCAGGGCCAGGAGCACCAACGTGAGCCGCAGGTTGATGGTGGCGAGGACGGCGAACAGTACCAGCACCATGAGCAACTGACTGACCAGATTGAGCACCAGCATGACCACTTCGGAGAAGTCCTGCGTGTCCGAGGTAACGCGGCTCACGATCTTGCCCGATGGCTCCTCGTCGTAGAACGAAAGGTCGCGCTGGGTTACGGCGGCGAAGGCGTCCTGCCGCAGTTTGAGCACCACGTCGCCCACGACGCGCGCCGAGATGCGCCACCGCATGTAGTTGA encodes the following:
- a CDS encoding ABC transporter ATP-binding protein, which translates into the protein MGWMMDGLESDRYDRTYGDLNLVRRVLAYFKPHWKAMAVVVLAIVCDSAVSAGTPILISWGIDQVAGQMSNATIALIVGIVLAFSGMAWVFNYMRWRISARVVGDVVLKLRQDAFAAVTQRDLSFYDEEPSGKIVSRVTSDTQDFSEVVMLVLNLVSQLLMVLVLFAVLATINLRLTLVLLALVPIVMGLALSFRRFARSVTRKARRVLAKVNALIQESISGIAVAKNFRQEAAVYKDFQRLNQQAYRVNLIRGWTLNTIIPLLEITVGVGTALIVYYGGIVSLRGLLTPGQWYLFVQAMYHFWGPLTSIASFWSQFQDGLSAAERVFALIDAEPKVVQVASEPVPKLEGRVEFRHVHFTYTGREVVLDDFSLEIRPGETVAIVGHTGAGKSSLARLIARFYEFQSGQILIDGRDIRTFDLAQYRRQLGIVPQEPFLFSGTVMDNIRYTRPDATDDEVRAAASKIANGEWVELLPNGLLTDVGERGGRLSMGQRQLVALARVVLADPRILILDEATASVDPFTEAQIQEGLEVVMAGRTSIVIAHRLSTVENADRIIVLREGKIIEEGTHRALLAAGGHYAELYNTYFRHQSLEYIEQARLLAAGA